DNA sequence from the Acidobacteriota bacterium genome:
CCTGGCCAAGTCGCCGAAAGGAGCGGTCGCAGGCGTAAAGTCGGGCTTCCGAGGGCATGCGCGCCGCCAGCAGGAAGGCCTTGCTGCCGGGCGCGGCGCAGACGTCGGCCACGAGCCGTGTCTCCTCCAGATCCAGACCGTGCAGGACTTGTTGACTTCCGGCGTCCATGAAAAAGCCGCGTCCCTCCTCGGCCAACCGGTGCGCCGCCAGCGACGCGTCCACTTTGAGCGCCTCAGGCAAATCGGGCCATGGACTGTAGCCGATGCCCGCTTCCTCCAACAGGCGGCCCATCTCTCGCAGGCTTTGGCGCCGGGTGTTGACCCAGAAACAGGACTCGGGAGGCGAATTGTTGACGTGCAGGAGCCGTTCCGCCCGCCGCCAACCGAAGCGCTTGAGGTAGCGGCGCACCAGCCACAAGGGATGGCTGGTGCGGACCGCCAAGTCCTCCGCCCGGCGGCCTTGAGGCAGGGGCGGTTGCTGACGCAGGAAGCGGCGCAGCAGGGCGTTGACGAACCCCCCCGCCGAGGTCACTCCCAGGCGGCGGCAGGACTCGACGGCTTCATGAACCGCCGCTCTCTGAGGAACGCGCAGGTTGAGTATCTGAAAGAGGGCCAGGCGCAGAATCCACAGCACTGGCGCATCGAGCTTGTGCAGAGGACGCTTGGAGAGCCGGCTGATATAGAAGTCGAGCTTTCCCCGCTCGCGTTCCACTCCGTATGCGAGCTGCATGAGGAAGCGGCGGTCGCGATCCGCCAGCGCCTGGAATTCGGGTTGCCGGCTGAGGGAGCCCAGGTGGCTTCCGGGGGCGGAGAGCCGCTGCAGCAGTCGGACGGCCGCGATCCTGGGGTCGGGAGTCGAATCGGACATGGCTGGGATCACCTGTTTGAAGCTGGGGCCGGCTCTCCCAGGACCTGCCCTGGACGCAAGGCGTATCCGTTGGCGAAATCGTAAGCCGCCAGGCGCTTGCGGTTGGGAGGCTGAACCAGGGTCAGCAGCAGGTCCTGCCCGTCTCCGCAGCGGACGCTCAGCCCCGGCGAGGCCACGTTGGTGATCTGTCCCGGCAGCGCATCCTCCTGCCCCTTTGCCGCGGCCGCGCCCCGCAGCCGGCTGGCCCACAGCTTGAGGTCCTCTCCGCGCAGGCTGGTATAGGCGCCGGGCCAGGGATTGAGGGCGCGGATGTGGTCGTGGACGCGGCGGGCGCTCCATCTCCAGTCCACCGCGCCGTCGGACTTCTTCATCATGGGAGCCAGGCTGGCCTGGGCGTCGTCCTGGGGTTGAGCCTCGATCTCTCCCCCCACCCAGCGCGGCAGGGTCTCCGCCAGCAGTTGCGCCCCCTCCTCGGCCAGGATGGGCTCCAGTTCGCCGCGCGTGATATTGACGGGGATGGGCACCCGGCGACGGCTCAGCATGGGTCCCGTGTCCAGCCCCTCCTCGATGAGCATGATGGTGATGCCGGTTTCTTCCTCCCCCTCCATGATGGCCTTGGCGATGGGAGAAGCGCCCCGGTACTTGGGCAGCAGCGAGGCGTGAACGTTGAGGGTGCCGTGAGGAGGCAGTTCGAAGTACCGGGGCGGCAGGATCTGGCCGAAAGCCGCCACGACCAGGATGTCCGGATGACGCTCTTTAAGCCATTGCAGGGCCTGAGGATCTTTGCGCAGCGAACGGGTCTGGTACACGGGCACTCCCGCA
Encoded proteins:
- a CDS encoding transcription antitermination factor NusB gives rise to the protein MSDSTPDPRIAAVRLLQRLSAPGSHLGSLSRQPEFQALADRDRRFLMQLAYGVERERGKLDFYISRLSKRPLHKLDAPVLWILRLALFQILNLRVPQRAAVHEAVESCRRLGVTSAGGFVNALLRRFLRQQPPLPQGRRAEDLAVRTSHPLWLVRRYLKRFGWRRAERLLHVNNSPPESCFWVNTRRQSLREMGRLLEEAGIGYSPWPDLPEALKVDASLAAHRLAEEGRGFFMDAGSQQVLHGLDLEETRLVADVCAAPGSKAFLLAARMPSEARLYACDRSFRRLGQAQRRQRSLRLPGLAFIQADWRRGSVLAPRCDFILADVPCSGLGTLRSNPDIRWKFQEADLARLQRLQSDILANAYGSLRPGGRLLYVTCSSEEEENEQVVEAFLDSDPQARLLQPFEFSLHSRRPGDAFFSALLGKPGQDY
- the fmt gene encoding methionyl-tRNA formyltransferase, whose product is MSIRTVFLGTPDFAVPSLRTLLNLKEVEVSGVLTQPDRPAGRGRKLTPPPVKVKALDAGVPVYQTRSLRKDPQALQWLKERHPDILVVAAFGQILPPRYFELPPHGTLNVHASLLPKYRGASPIAKAIMEGEEETGITIMLIEEGLDTGPMLSRRRVPIPVNITRGELEPILAEEGAQLLAETLPRWVGGEIEAQPQDDAQASLAPMMKKSDGAVDWRWSARRVHDHIRALNPWPGAYTSLRGEDLKLWASRLRGAAAAKGQEDALPGQITNVASPGLSVRCGDGQDLLLTLVQPPNRKRLAAYDFANGYALRPGQVLGEPAPASNR